Proteins co-encoded in one Prevotella sp. E13-27 genomic window:
- a CDS encoding glutamate-5-semialdehyde dehydrogenase: MQLQETFKQVKRASKLLALLSDEQRNEILLAVADAIVNQQERILKANAEDLAKMSKDNPLYDRLQLTESRLEGIASDMRNVAILPSPLGHITKQKTLPNGLRLCRVSVPFGVIGMIYEARPNVTFDVFSLCFKSGNACVLKGGKDADSSNREEVALIHEVLEQYGVDKDVVALLPATHEATGEMLNAVGYVDLCIPRGGRKLIDFVRDTARIPVIETGAGVVNTYFDKDGDLEMGRAIINNAKTRRVSVCNALDCLLIHQDRLNDLDSLVSPMAEKHVIIYADIQAYTAIDGKYPYLEHATADSFGTEFMDYKLAIKTVSSLDEALTHIDENGSGHSEAIVTMNEQTARKFQAHVDAACVYWNAPTSFTDGAQFGLGAEIGISTQKLGPRGPMALEEICTYKWLIEGEGQTRA, from the coding sequence ATGCAATTACAAGAGACTTTTAAGCAAGTAAAGCGCGCCAGCAAACTGTTGGCTCTGCTTAGCGACGAACAGCGTAACGAGATACTCTTGGCAGTAGCCGATGCCATAGTAAACCAGCAGGAGCGCATATTGAAGGCCAACGCCGAAGACTTGGCAAAGATGTCGAAAGACAATCCACTTTACGACCGACTGCAACTTACCGAGAGCCGACTGGAGGGTATTGCCAGTGACATGCGCAACGTGGCTATCCTACCCTCTCCACTGGGTCATATAACAAAGCAGAAGACGCTGCCCAATGGTCTTCGTCTCTGTCGCGTAAGTGTTCCCTTCGGTGTCATCGGAATGATCTACGAAGCTCGTCCCAACGTGACGTTCGACGTCTTCTCCCTTTGTTTCAAGAGCGGCAACGCCTGTGTGTTGAAAGGCGGTAAGGATGCCGACAGCTCTAACCGCGAAGAGGTAGCCTTAATTCACGAGGTGCTCGAACAGTATGGTGTCGACAAGGATGTTGTAGCCTTGCTGCCTGCCACCCACGAGGCCACTGGCGAGATGTTGAACGCCGTAGGCTATGTAGACCTCTGCATCCCTCGCGGCGGACGTAAACTCATTGATTTTGTGCGTGATACAGCTCGCATCCCCGTCATAGAGACAGGCGCTGGCGTGGTGAACACCTACTTCGACAAGGATGGTGACTTGGAGATGGGCCGTGCCATCATCAACAACGCCAAGACACGTCGCGTCTCTGTCTGCAATGCCCTGGATTGTCTGCTGATCCATCAAGACCGCTTGAACGATTTAGATAGTCTTGTTTCTCCAATGGCCGAGAAACACGTCATCATCTATGCCGATATTCAGGCCTATACTGCCATCGACGGTAAGTATCCTTATCTGGAGCACGCCACAGCCGACAGTTTTGGCACAGAGTTCATGGACTATAAACTCGCCATCAAGACTGTCAGCTCGCTTGACGAGGCCCTCACTCATATCGACGAGAACGGCTCTGGCCATAGCGAGGCCATCGTGACGATGAACGAGCAGACGGCCCGTAAGTTCCAGGCTCATGTCGATGCAGCCTGCGTGTACTGGAATGCGCCCACATCGTTCACAGACGGCGCACAGTTCGGTCTTGGAGCAGAGATTGGCATCTCTACACAGAAGCTCGGTCCACGCGGTCCTATGGCTCTTGAGGAGATTTGTACATACAAGTGGCTCATCGAGGGCGAAGGCCAGACAAGAGCATAG
- a CDS encoding helix-turn-helix domain-containing protein: MIIKNEKEYKKFENRMETLIQHGTELGDMDLLSEKEKEEFMMLSEALDEYGSAYHPLPGQMSTLLTNAILTQVKEKGLKQKEAAQMIGISPTFFSDLLHGRRTLSFEVARTIHKVLGIPAEVVLA, from the coding sequence ATGATTATTAAAAACGAAAAAGAATACAAGAAATTCGAAAATCGCATGGAAACCCTGATTCAGCATGGAACAGAATTAGGAGACATGGATCTACTTTCCGAGAAAGAAAAAGAAGAATTCATGATGCTAAGCGAGGCATTGGATGAGTATGGTAGTGCCTACCACCCTCTTCCTGGACAAATGAGCACATTGCTCACTAACGCAATCCTTACCCAAGTTAAGGAGAAAGGGTTAAAGCAGAAAGAGGCTGCACAAATGATTGGAATCAGCCCGACATTCTTCAGTGATTTGCTTCATGGACGACGTACACTTAGTTTCGAGGTAGCTCGTACTATCCATAAGGTACTTGGAATTCCTGCAGAAGTTGTGTTAGCATAA
- a CDS encoding type II toxin-antitoxin system HigB family toxin: MKVIFSEKLESFIEKHSDSKTALERWSAILRGAKWKSHTDLKNDFPSADYVGNNRYVFNIKGNNYRTVVLIVFFAGTAAIRFIGTHKEYDKIKDIKTI, encoded by the coding sequence ATGAAAGTAATATTTTCAGAAAAGTTAGAAAGTTTTATTGAAAAGCATTCTGATTCTAAAACAGCATTGGAAAGATGGAGTGCGATATTGAGAGGAGCGAAATGGAAAAGTCATACAGATCTCAAAAATGATTTCCCATCAGCTGATTATGTGGGGAACAATAGATATGTGTTTAACATTAAAGGAAATAATTACAGAACAGTTGTGCTCATAGTGTTCTTTGCAGGAACAGCTGCAATTCGTTTCATTGGTACACATAAAGAATATGATAAAATAAAAGACATAAAAACAATATAA